The proteins below are encoded in one region of Stieleria sp. JC731:
- a CDS encoding cytochrome c family protein, with product MTRIQFVACAICTLASLVSQYGQRANAQTSLVSANSSDQSHSIHPARPVDPSMVLGNEACVKCHAPEITVWQSTPHAKTFDLLHRQPEAKQIASKLGLSSIKHSGRCVGCHYTQQSEPGQSPHVIAGVSCESCHGEAKAWLELHHDYGGPNVTRQTESSQHRADRISKSIAAGMRNPTNAYLVAQSCLRCHTTADEELVNVGGHSAGSLEFEFVSWSQGTIRHNFVASEGKANASRSPEKLRVMFVAGMIAELEASLRATAAATEKAKFGITSAQRASRASKRLQSVAQKVDEPILDEILSVVGSVQLKLNNGPQLTEAADKIAGLGFRFAESNDGANLAALDPFVPKGRK from the coding sequence ATGACTCGTATTCAATTCGTCGCATGTGCGATTTGCACCCTAGCGTCACTCGTATCGCAATATGGCCAGCGAGCGAACGCCCAAACGAGTCTCGTTTCAGCGAACAGTTCTGATCAATCACATTCGATTCATCCGGCCCGCCCGGTCGATCCAAGCATGGTGCTGGGCAACGAAGCCTGCGTGAAATGCCATGCTCCCGAAATCACGGTTTGGCAGTCGACTCCCCATGCTAAGACGTTCGATTTGCTTCACCGTCAACCTGAAGCGAAACAAATCGCTTCCAAGCTTGGACTCAGTTCAATCAAGCACTCTGGCCGATGCGTGGGTTGTCACTACACCCAGCAATCCGAGCCGGGACAAAGTCCACATGTAATCGCAGGCGTTTCTTGTGAGTCGTGCCACGGAGAAGCAAAAGCGTGGCTTGAATTGCACCATGACTACGGCGGTCCCAATGTCACTCGCCAAACGGAATCATCACAACACCGAGCGGACCGAATTTCAAAAAGCATCGCCGCCGGAATGCGCAACCCGACGAATGCTTACCTCGTCGCCCAGAGCTGCTTGAGGTGTCACACAACAGCTGACGAAGAACTGGTCAATGTCGGCGGACACTCAGCAGGGTCTTTGGAATTTGAGTTTGTTTCATGGAGCCAGGGCACAATTCGCCACAACTTTGTCGCCAGCGAAGGAAAAGCAAACGCCTCGCGGTCTCCTGAAAAGCTGCGCGTCATGTTTGTAGCCGGGATGATCGCTGAATTAGAAGCTTCGCTCCGCGCGACTGCAGCAGCGACGGAAAAAGCGAAATTCGGAATCACTTCAGCCCAACGTGCAAGTCGCGCGAGCAAACGATTGCAGAGCGTTGCTCAAAAAGTCGACGAACCGATCCTGGATGAAATTCTTTCTGTTGTCGGCAGCGTGCAATTGAAACTCAACAACGGGCCACAGCTTACCGAAGCGGCCGACAAGATCGCGGGGTTGGGTTTCCGATTCGCTGAATCGAACGACGGAGCCAACCTAGCGGCTCTGGATCCATTCGTTCCTAAAGGCCGCAAGTAA
- a CDS encoding serine/threonine protein kinase, which produces MPRSRLGPLAIESKLGDHPSTSSVWRAVHVQQKKSIAVKLFSAPFGGTPEARQAFADEWERLKKLSHPGLARCFGGGFEDADAYLAYELIEGETLQTQIDRSGRLSWENALEIAQGIAEALEYLHSQQAVHGAILPDKIIISGFSPVLVDMRLDRFGSPFRASRPPSMDQVARQAPELVSGNISSAPESITASADLYALGVLLYHAITGRLPIQGDSIEEVRQAVQMQVPESPASIVLQCPVWFDKLIMQLLEKNPINRPQSATAVKLQLAEVRKRSLSRAGVAEHVSSGFSPLQVTNQQDKDEARQLLGRGVVDLSLADEDEDEIPDATVWHDQPWFLFGGLLAILLLLAYVAWPASEASLRKRAEALIAQDTRSALSEAENHPLRQLIVRFPESPNAEWAQQQIDRINVIQFLHQLKIKIKNKLPIKDQGELLHKQAQAFEDNGDIAEALDKYRSMVTVLGEDEKYETAVNAARYKIALLEELAEKASDARSIVQARLDEAEQLMSEGRVAEARIIWYSLVELYGSNSDLKPLIDLAQSKLAENLNTQQ; this is translated from the coding sequence ATGCCGCGAAGTCGACTTGGTCCGTTGGCAATTGAGTCAAAATTGGGCGACCACCCGTCGACCAGCTCGGTGTGGCGTGCGGTTCATGTGCAGCAGAAAAAATCAATCGCGGTCAAGCTCTTTAGTGCACCCTTTGGCGGTACTCCCGAGGCTCGTCAGGCGTTTGCCGATGAATGGGAGCGATTAAAGAAACTTTCGCACCCTGGATTGGCGCGATGTTTCGGAGGCGGTTTTGAAGACGCCGATGCGTACTTGGCCTATGAGTTGATTGAAGGCGAGACGCTACAGACGCAGATTGATCGAAGCGGACGACTTAGTTGGGAGAACGCACTTGAGATCGCTCAAGGCATTGCCGAGGCTCTCGAGTACTTGCATTCGCAGCAGGCGGTGCATGGCGCGATTCTGCCTGACAAAATCATCATCTCCGGATTCTCGCCCGTCTTAGTCGACATGCGATTGGACCGTTTCGGTTCGCCGTTTCGTGCATCGCGACCACCAAGCATGGACCAAGTCGCACGACAGGCACCTGAACTTGTCAGCGGGAATATCAGTAGTGCGCCCGAGAGCATTACTGCGTCAGCAGATTTGTATGCGTTGGGTGTGCTGCTCTACCATGCGATCACGGGACGTCTTCCGATCCAAGGCGATTCAATCGAAGAAGTTCGTCAAGCGGTCCAAATGCAAGTGCCAGAGTCACCGGCCAGCATAGTGCTGCAATGCCCGGTCTGGTTTGACAAGTTGATCATGCAGCTGTTGGAAAAAAATCCGATCAATCGGCCACAGTCTGCCACAGCGGTCAAATTGCAATTGGCCGAAGTGCGTAAGCGATCGCTTTCTCGGGCCGGTGTGGCTGAGCACGTCAGCAGCGGATTCAGTCCATTGCAAGTCACCAATCAGCAGGACAAGGACGAAGCAAGGCAGTTGCTCGGGCGAGGCGTTGTGGATCTTAGCCTTGCCGATGAAGACGAAGATGAAATCCCAGACGCGACCGTTTGGCATGATCAACCGTGGTTTCTATTCGGCGGCTTACTCGCAATCCTATTGCTGTTGGCCTATGTGGCTTGGCCGGCTAGTGAAGCATCGTTGCGAAAGCGGGCGGAAGCATTGATCGCTCAGGACACTCGATCCGCATTGTCCGAGGCTGAGAATCATCCCCTACGCCAGTTGATCGTCCGGTTTCCTGAAAGCCCCAATGCCGAATGGGCGCAACAACAAATTGATCGAATCAATGTCATTCAGTTCTTGCATCAACTGAAGATAAAAATCAAAAACAAGCTACCGATCAAAGACCAGGGCGAGTTGTTGCACAAGCAGGCACAAGCCTTCGAGGACAATGGCGATATCGCCGAAGCGCTCGACAAGTATCGCAGTATGGTGACGGTGCTAGGCGAAGACGAGAAATACGAAACCGCAGTTAATGCCGCTCGGTATAAGATCGCGTTGCTCGAAGAGCTTGCCGAAAAGGCAAGTGATGCACGCAGTATTGTTCAAGCTCGATTGGATGAGGCAGAGCAACTGATGTCGGAAGGACGCGTCGCCGAAGCGAGGATCATCTGGTACAGCCTCGTTGAACTTTATGGCAGTAATTCGGATCTGAAGCCGTTGATCGATCTTGCTCAGTCCAAGCTGGCTGAGAATCTAAACACGCAGCAATAG
- a CDS encoding UDP-2,3-diacylglucosamine diphosphatase, translated as MSDVHLGCKHARTEEFLKFLTGYRPETLYLIGDFIDAWKINAGWHWSVQCDRIINHLVELTEQGTKIYYASGNHDSFLRGPAFRTLLPAGFPHVNIADEFVFETLRGYRLLVIHGDLFDLFETRAQWISKGSSAFYDACLSLNRWVQQRFLGDHRNPYGACAAIKGRVKRGVKFISRYERKIMNHASEKKCDGVICGHIHTPVLKHSADTFYCNTGDWVENCTGIVEHHNGALQLVSRYGKEVTLDLKQVASEPALKEMEMSVA; from the coding sequence GTGAGCGATGTCCATCTTGGCTGCAAACATGCTCGGACCGAAGAGTTCCTGAAGTTTTTGACAGGCTATCGACCGGAAACTCTCTACCTTATCGGCGACTTTATTGACGCCTGGAAGATCAACGCGGGATGGCATTGGTCGGTTCAATGTGACCGGATCATCAATCACCTAGTGGAGCTGACAGAACAAGGAACGAAGATCTATTACGCGTCTGGTAATCATGATTCCTTTTTGCGGGGACCTGCCTTTCGAACTTTGTTGCCAGCAGGATTTCCTCACGTCAACATCGCCGATGAGTTCGTTTTCGAAACTCTGCGAGGCTACCGGCTGTTGGTGATTCACGGGGATCTTTTCGATCTATTTGAAACCCGGGCGCAGTGGATTTCCAAAGGTAGTTCGGCTTTCTACGACGCTTGCCTTAGTCTCAATCGCTGGGTTCAGCAACGTTTTTTGGGGGACCATCGCAATCCTTATGGAGCCTGCGCGGCGATCAAGGGACGTGTCAAGCGTGGTGTGAAGTTCATCAGTCGTTATGAGCGAAAGATCATGAATCATGCTTCGGAAAAGAAGTGCGACGGTGTGATTTGTGGGCACATTCATACACCGGTGCTGAAGCATTCCGCCGACACGTTTTATTGCAATACGGGCGATTGGGTCGAGAACTGTACCGGGATTGTGGAGCATCACAATGGTGCACTGCAGTTGGTCAGTCGCTATGGAAAAGAAGTCACTTTGGATTTGAAGCAAGTTGCGAGCGAACCGGCCTTGAAAGAAATGGAGATGTCAGTCGCATGA
- a CDS encoding DUF3419 family protein — protein sequence MIRNWIGRRCFSAIHGRNLVYNTCWEDPRLDREALQLSSDDTVLVITSAGCNALDYALQQPQAVHAVDVNPLQNALLELKKASIKSLSFDDFFAVFGRGYHEGWDQLYHRQVRPNLHPSVAMIWDKRTSFFDGTGRRKSFYFRGTSGLFAWMINGYINRPRGLREAVHEILQAETVDDQAKIYQDRGVQNMLFSRPMRWALRRDSVMAMLGVPRSQRMQLDRGYPGGIGKFIQDRIEHVFTRIPLHDNYFWRVYLTGSYSRDCCPDYLTEEGFQQLADGLADRIKTHTKTVESFLSSHDGVISRFVLLDHMDWLYEHHPQSLSDEWQRIVERAAPETRILWRSAAFDVDFVDPLIVASDGKQTRLGELLRYQSDLANQLHQRDRVHTYGSFYIADLIGAAA from the coding sequence ATGATTCGAAATTGGATAGGGCGTCGTTGTTTTTCCGCCATTCACGGACGCAATCTGGTCTACAACACCTGCTGGGAAGATCCACGTTTGGATCGCGAAGCCCTACAGCTGAGTAGCGATGACACCGTCTTGGTGATTACATCTGCTGGGTGCAATGCTTTGGATTACGCATTGCAGCAGCCCCAAGCCGTTCATGCTGTGGACGTCAATCCGCTACAAAATGCTTTGTTGGAACTGAAGAAGGCCTCGATCAAATCGCTTTCATTCGATGACTTTTTTGCGGTTTTCGGACGAGGGTACCACGAGGGCTGGGATCAGCTTTATCACCGGCAAGTGCGTCCAAATCTTCATCCATCGGTCGCGATGATTTGGGACAAGAGAACGAGCTTCTTCGATGGAACCGGTCGACGAAAGAGTTTCTACTTTCGAGGCACCTCCGGTCTATTCGCGTGGATGATCAATGGGTACATCAATCGTCCGCGGGGACTACGCGAAGCTGTTCATGAGATTTTGCAAGCCGAAACTGTGGACGATCAAGCCAAGATCTATCAAGACCGCGGTGTTCAAAACATGCTGTTTTCAAGGCCTATGCGATGGGCTCTTCGTCGTGACAGTGTGATGGCGATGCTTGGTGTTCCGCGAAGCCAACGGATGCAACTGGATCGTGGTTATCCTGGCGGCATTGGTAAGTTCATTCAGGATCGAATCGAACATGTCTTTACCCGAATTCCACTACACGACAACTATTTTTGGCGTGTCTATTTGACAGGAAGTTACTCACGCGACTGCTGCCCCGATTACTTAACCGAGGAAGGCTTCCAACAGCTTGCAGATGGTTTGGCTGACCGGATCAAGACTCACACCAAAACGGTCGAGTCATTTCTAAGTTCACACGATGGCGTGATCTCTCGATTCGTGCTGCTCGATCATATGGACTGGTTGTACGAGCACCATCCGCAATCTTTGTCTGACGAATGGCAGCGGATTGTGGAGCGGGCCGCTCCTGAAACAAGGATCCTGTGGCGAAGTGCGGCCTTTGATGTCGACTTTGTTGACCCGCTGATCGTCGCTTCTGACGGAAAGCAAACACGATTGGGTGAGCTACTGCGCTACCAAAGTGACTTGGCGAATCAATTGCATCAACGCGATCGAGTTCACACGTACGGAAGTTTCTATATCGCGGACCTGATTGGAGCAGCGGCGTGA
- a CDS encoding class I SAM-dependent methyltransferase, producing the protein MSDTAPVQRLETSKGRLSDLRVLWHLMLHPVKGKTHAERLESFYGGQAGDYDSFRERLLHGRDDVLEHLNFNPGMSWVDMGAGTGRNVLQVADRIGQLKDILLVDLSSSMLKVATEKLKQNRLNNASCLNVDATMLDLPSESVDIVTFFYSLTMIPNWFAAIEVAHRILKPGGTIAVADFHVSRKYPEAGQRQHSSLTRMFWTNWFSADGVYLSSDHLAMLQHHFETGYLSERFGKVPYMPLLRAPYYTFIGRKSEAA; encoded by the coding sequence GTGAGCGACACCGCACCCGTCCAACGATTGGAAACGTCAAAAGGTCGACTCTCTGACCTGAGAGTGCTTTGGCACCTAATGTTACATCCCGTCAAAGGCAAAACACATGCAGAACGGCTGGAGAGTTTCTATGGCGGACAGGCCGGAGACTACGACTCGTTTCGAGAACGTCTGTTGCATGGCCGCGACGACGTTCTGGAACATTTGAATTTCAATCCAGGAATGTCCTGGGTCGATATGGGAGCCGGGACCGGTCGAAACGTACTGCAAGTTGCCGATCGGATCGGGCAGCTGAAAGACATTTTGCTGGTTGACCTTTCCAGTTCGATGTTGAAGGTCGCAACTGAAAAGCTGAAGCAGAACCGACTGAACAATGCGTCGTGCTTAAACGTCGATGCGACGATGTTGGACTTGCCATCCGAAAGCGTCGACATCGTGACGTTCTTCTATTCGTTGACAATGATTCCGAATTGGTTTGCCGCGATCGAAGTCGCTCATCGAATTCTAAAACCAGGTGGAACGATCGCTGTCGCTGATTTCCATGTTTCCCGCAAGTATCCCGAAGCCGGGCAACGGCAGCATTCGTCATTAACACGGATGTTTTGGACCAATTGGTTTTCTGCCGATGGTGTTTATCTCAGTTCAGACCATCTGGCGATGCTGCAGCACCATTTTGAAACCGGTTACTTAAGCGAACGTTTTGGCAAAGTCCCGTACATGCCTTTGCTAAGAGCACCGTACTACACTTTCATCGGACGAAAGTCGGAGGCCGCTTAG